TCACCGATGCCGCGCAGCTCGAGCTGATTTATCCAACCACCATCCTCCCCCCCAAGAAGTATTTCCTGCCCCAGCGTGAAACGTTGTTCAAGTTTCACACGGATAGCGACGAGCAGGGATCGCGCCGCATGAAAATGGAGCCGGTGTTCCAAGACGTGCAGCCGACCGTGATCTTCGGCGTCCATACGTGCGACATGAACGGCATCCTGCTCTACGACCGGATGTTTGAAACCGGCTACCAGGACGAGCATTACATCGCGCGTCGCGAGCAGACCTACGTCATTGGGGTCGAGTGCCTGTCGCCGTGCGACGACGCGTCGTTTTGCAAGGACATGGGCACGCTCACTGCACCGCCGGTTTATGACCTGCATATCACTGAGGTGGACGGGTTGTATCTGGTCGATACGGGCAGTGAGAAGGGGGAGCAGCTTCTGCTCAAATACGCGGAGGTCAAGATGGCGACGACGGAGGATATCCGTCAACTGGGCCAGTCGCTGTCTTCGAAATGGCCGCGCTTCCGCCATCGCTTGAAGATGGGGAAAGATCAGCTTCCGTCGCTGCTGACGATCAACTATGGCGCGAATACGTGGGACGAGTTGGGCGCGAAGTGCCTCGCGTGCGGATCGTGCACCAGCGTGTGCCCCACTTGCTTCTGCTTCGACGTGCAGGATGAGGTCGATATTTCGATGGAGGACGGCGAACGGTTCCGTCAGTGGGACTCGTGCCAGCTCTACGAGTTCGCGCTGGTGGCGGGTGGGCATAACTTCCGTGACAGCAAGGCGTCGCGCATCCGACACCGTTTCATGCGCAAGGCCAAATACAACCAGCAGGTCCACGGCCTGATCGGATGTACTGGCTGCGGGCGGTG
This window of the Aggregatilinea lenta genome carries:
- a CDS encoding 4Fe-4S dicluster domain-containing protein encodes the protein MSLYVLAKEKLTGFVEALQPNFRVVGPVRTQHGYAFDDITDAAQLELIYPTTILPPKKYFLPQRETLFKFHTDSDEQGSRRMKMEPVFQDVQPTVIFGVHTCDMNGILLYDRMFETGYQDEHYIARREQTYVIGVECLSPCDDASFCKDMGTLTAPPVYDLHITEVDGLYLVDTGSEKGEQLLLKYAEVKMATTEDIRQLGQSLSSKWPRFRHRLKMGKDQLPSLLTINYGANTWDELGAKCLACGSCTSVCPTCFCFDVQDEVDISMEDGERFRQWDSCQLYEFALVAGGHNFRDSKASRIRHRFMRKAKYNQQVHGLIGCTGCGRCERACLAHIAIPTTLNALYEETQIDAGR